Proteins encoded in a region of the Carassius gibelio isolate Cgi1373 ecotype wild population from Czech Republic chromosome B5, carGib1.2-hapl.c, whole genome shotgun sequence genome:
- the LOC127957013 gene encoding protein prune homolog 2, with amino-acid sequence MDQTHEHKMSFEGAEGRPAPPTSLPLQGQGGVASQRKKLSAPRISLSLDQSEDDLFETPDDLDINVDDLDTPDEADYTDHEIDWEEPQASQNDSFKETVEPIPTYSAQEERQDSKLWRTVVIGEQEHRINMKSIEPYQKVISHGGYYGNGANAIIVFAACFLPDSDREDYHEIMENLFLYVISTLELMVAEDYMIVYLNGATPHRRTPGFNWLKRCYQMIDRRLRKNLKSFIIVHPSWFIKAILAITKPFISSKFSSKIKYVNSLAELEQHIPMEYVHIPECIIRLDEELREAAESSRISSFLQGSENPQESIAQPNASSS; translated from the exons ATGGACCAGACTCATGAACACAAGATGAGTTTTGAAGGGGCAGAAGGTAGACCAG CTCCGCCCACCTCCCTGCCTCTGCAGGGACAAGGGGGTGTGGCCTCTCAGAGAAAGAAGCTGTCGGCTCCTCGTATAAGTCTATCTTTGGACCAAAGTGAGGATGACCTGTTTGAAACACCAGATGACCTCGACATCAATGTGGATGATCTGGACACACCTGATGAAGCAGATTATACTGACCATGAAATAGACTGGGAAG agcctCAAGCATCTCAGAATGATTCTTTTAAAGAAACAGTTGAGCCCATTCCCACATACAGTGCTCAGGAGGAGCGGCAGGATTCCAAACTCTGGAGAACCGTCGTCATTGGAGAGCAAGAGCATCGCATCAACATGAAGAGCATTGAACCTTACCAAAAAGTCATATCCCATGGAG GGTACTATGGCAATGGCGCAAATGCCATCATTGTATTTGCTGCATGCTTCCTCCCTGACAGTGACAGAGAGGACTATCACGAGATCATGGAGAACCTCTTCTT ATATGTTATCAGTACACTAGAGCTCATGGTAGCAGAGGATTACATGATTGTGTACTTGAATGGAGCCACTCCACACCGGAGGACGCCTGGCTTCAACTGGCTCAAGAGATGCTACCAGATGATTGATAGGAG GCTCAGAAAGAACTTAAAATCTTTCATCATTGTTCACCCATCATGGTTCATTAAGGCAATTTTAGCCATCACAAAACCATTTATCAG CTCAAAGTTCAGCAGTAAGATCAAGTATGTGAACAGCTTAGCAGAACTGGAGCAGCACATCCCAATGGAGTACGTCCACATACCTGAGTGCATCATCAG ACTGGATGAGGAGTTACGGGAAGCAGCAGAGAGCTCTAG AATCAGCAGCTTTCTCCAAGGAAGTGAGAATCCACAAGAATCGAT AGCTCAACCCAATGCGAGCAGTTCATAA